One Desulfovibrio fairfieldensis genomic window carries:
- a CDS encoding MerR family transcriptional regulator has translation MKNEKFLKTGEFARLCHTTKETLFHYDREGILKPRHVSGNGYRRYGLEQFFDFDMISLLKETGSTLGEIRACREMRDPRAYLRLLRERAGILEKERARLARREAMLRRLIALTEETIGADFDRLLLEEKEAERIIAVPTDPEKILSGAGSVECYSACLAHDLERGNSTDAPLGMIIPAEHAGKGEFRPCFFFTRAEAGDAGDVREIPAGRYAAFFHKGEVSSQAAAFGRMVRAVADSGLRMRGDAYGYDLMSHLLTGSGAVYVAKYIVRLE, from the coding sequence ATGAAAAATGAAAAATTTCTGAAAACCGGGGAATTCGCCCGCTTGTGCCATACAACCAAGGAAACGCTCTTCCACTACGACCGGGAAGGCATCCTCAAGCCCAGGCACGTCTCGGGCAACGGCTATCGCCGCTACGGCCTGGAGCAGTTTTTCGATTTCGACATGATATCCCTGCTTAAAGAGACCGGCAGCACGCTTGGGGAAATCCGGGCCTGTCGGGAAATGCGCGATCCCCGCGCCTATCTGCGCCTGCTCCGCGAGCGCGCCGGAATCCTCGAGAAAGAGCGGGCGCGTCTGGCCCGGCGCGAAGCCATGCTGCGCAGGCTCATCGCCCTGACCGAAGAGACCATTGGTGCGGACTTCGACAGGCTGCTGCTTGAGGAAAAGGAGGCGGAACGCATCATTGCCGTGCCCACGGACCCGGAAAAAATTCTCAGCGGCGCGGGCAGCGTCGAATGCTACTCCGCCTGCCTGGCGCATGATCTGGAGCGCGGCAACAGCACGGACGCCCCTCTCGGCATGATCATCCCGGCGGAACACGCCGGAAAAGGAGAATTCCGGCCCTGCTTTTTCTTTACCCGGGCGGAAGCGGGCGACGCGGGGGACGTGCGGGAAATTCCCGCCGGACGCTATGCGGCCTTTTTCCACAAGGGCGAGGTATCCAGCCAAGCCGCCGCTTTCGGGCGCATGGTCAGGGCTGTTGCCGACTCGGGGCTGCGCATGCGCGGCGACGCTTACGGTTATGATCTGATGAGCCACCTGCTGACCGGGTCGGGCGCGGTCTATGTGGCGAAATACATTGTCCGGCTGGAATGA
- a CDS encoding DMT family transporter produces the protein MQQTALGYGSALLATIIWSGNFVVARALATLIPPWQCNFWRWLVALAVLLPFAWRHLKRDWPGIRRHWLYLSLMAVLGVTLMNTLIYKAGQTTESLNMALLVPTAPIVILLFSRIIYGEPITPRRLAGMLVVLAGVIILVSRGDWQRLAGLRINSGDFWALGGALCFGLYSLFMRQRSGEVSPLGFNVATFGLGLLYSLPFTVAEACLLPRPEISPALVTGILYAGVGCSFFSFWFWTLAVDRIGPVRAGIVYYSLPVFAAVASVLVLGESIAPAQVAGGVLVIGGILVATLVIPHHRKQA, from the coding sequence ATGCAGCAAACCGCTTTGGGCTACGGCAGCGCCCTGCTTGCCACCATCATCTGGTCCGGCAATTTTGTGGTCGCCAGGGCTCTGGCAACCCTGATACCCCCGTGGCAGTGCAATTTCTGGCGCTGGCTGGTGGCTCTTGCGGTGCTTTTGCCTTTTGCCTGGCGGCACCTGAAGCGGGACTGGCCCGGCATCCGCAGGCACTGGCTGTATCTCTCGCTCATGGCCGTGCTGGGCGTCACCCTGATGAACACCCTGATCTACAAGGCCGGGCAGACCACGGAAAGCCTGAACATGGCCCTGCTGGTGCCCACCGCGCCTATCGTGATCCTGCTTTTTTCGCGTATCATCTACGGCGAGCCCATCACCCCGCGCCGCCTGGCCGGGATGCTGGTTGTGCTGGCGGGCGTGATCATTCTGGTCAGCCGGGGCGACTGGCAACGCCTGGCCGGGCTGCGCATCAACAGCGGCGACTTCTGGGCCCTGGGCGGCGCGCTCTGCTTCGGTCTCTACTCGCTGTTCATGCGCCAGCGCTCCGGCGAGGTGTCGCCCCTGGGCTTTAATGTGGCGACCTTTGGCCTGGGCCTGCTCTATTCCCTGCCCTTTACCGTGGCCGAGGCCTGCCTGTTGCCCCGGCCCGAGATTTCCCCGGCCCTGGTCACGGGCATCCTGTATGCCGGGGTGGGCTGTTCCTTTTTCTCGTTCTGGTTCTGGACCCTGGCCGTGGACAGAATCGGCCCGGTGCGCGCGGGCATTGTGTATTACAGCCTGCCGGTCTTCGCGGCCGTGGCCTCGGTGCTGGTGCTGGGCGAAAGCATCGCCCCGGCCCAGGTGGCGGGCGGCGTGCTGGTTATCGGCGGCATCCTGGTCGCCACGCTGGTTATTCCTCATCATCGCAAGCAAGCGTAA
- the rdgB gene encoding RdgB/HAM1 family non-canonical purine NTP pyrophosphatase, giving the protein MAEEKQRVVLATHNAGKVRELAGPLADFGVEVIGLEAFPQIEDIEETGTTFEENALIKARAVAGITGLISVADDSGLMVEALGGRPGVYSARYSDDWQSLPGESRDQRNIRKLLHELAAVSEGRRACCFVSCMAAVKPDGGEMVVRGTWEGRLLAAPRGENGFGYDPIFFDPLINKTAAQLSREEKNARSHRGNALRALLARWGAFMAG; this is encoded by the coding sequence ATGGCGGAAGAAAAACAGCGCGTCGTCCTGGCGACCCATAACGCGGGCAAGGTGCGCGAACTGGCCGGGCCCCTGGCCGATTTCGGCGTGGAAGTCATCGGGCTGGAGGCCTTCCCCCAGATTGAGGACATTGAGGAGACCGGCACGACCTTTGAGGAAAACGCCCTGATCAAGGCCCGCGCCGTGGCCGGGATCACCGGCCTGATCAGCGTGGCCGACGATTCGGGTTTGATGGTGGAGGCCCTGGGCGGCAGGCCCGGAGTCTATTCGGCCCGCTATTCCGACGACTGGCAAAGCCTGCCCGGCGAAAGCCGGGACCAGCGCAATATCCGCAAGCTGCTGCACGAGCTGGCCGCCGTGTCCGAGGGACGCCGGGCCTGCTGCTTTGTGAGCTGCATGGCCGCCGTGAAGCCCGACGGCGGGGAGATGGTGGTGCGCGGCACCTGGGAAGGGCGCCTGCTGGCCGCGCCGCGCGGAGAGAACGGCTTCGGCTATGATCCGATTTTTTTTGATCCCCTGATCAACAAAACCGCGGCCCAGCTTTCCCGAGAGGAAAAAAACGCCCGCAGCCATCGCGGCAATGCCCTGCGAGCCTTGCTGGCGCGCTGGGGGGCGTTCATGGCCGGGTAA
- a CDS encoding MFS transporter → MKWSEFSTARAACAYFFICPGLAYGLLTARLPALKAQTGADDAQIGLILLCLGVSGLVALFGSAWLIARWGSRAVLRLGTLVLLFSLPFCGLASTPLLLALACVLVGCGTGLADVAMNTQGIQIERRYHAPCMALMHASYSLGGVMGSLMGALFAALGFSPLVNFIGVLGGYACFRPLAVPRLQPDGATEQTARKRTFRALPLFVIGCGLLAMCTYAAEGSVAEWGSLLLFSVKGADEQTAALVYGAFAGTTVLCRVFTDRLRSWAGDFPLTCGGALLAACGMALALFSPRAGVCLLGYACMGAGLSPIVPILFSRAGEYPGVTPGEASAAVSVLAYGGLLFFPPTLGWLAHRVGLGNALLVVLGLCCCLALGTFLLRGGSRSVTRA, encoded by the coding sequence ATGAAATGGTCCGAGTTCAGCACGGCCCGCGCGGCCTGTGCGTATTTCTTCATCTGTCCCGGCCTTGCCTACGGCCTGCTGACAGCGCGCCTGCCCGCGCTCAAGGCGCAGACCGGGGCGGACGATGCCCAGATAGGCCTTATCCTGCTCTGTCTCGGCGTGTCCGGGCTGGTCGCGCTTTTCGGCAGCGCCTGGCTCATCGCGCGCTGGGGCAGCCGCGCGGTTCTCCGTCTCGGCACCCTTGTGCTGCTTTTTTCCCTCCCGTTCTGCGGGCTGGCCTCCACGCCGCTGTTGCTCGCCTTGGCCTGCGTACTGGTCGGTTGCGGCACGGGTTTGGCCGATGTCGCCATGAACACGCAGGGGATACAGATTGAACGGCGTTACCATGCCCCGTGCATGGCGCTCATGCACGCCTCCTACAGCCTCGGCGGCGTCATGGGCTCGCTGATGGGGGCGCTGTTCGCCGCTCTGGGCTTCAGCCCGCTTGTCAATTTTATCGGCGTGCTCGGGGGCTATGCCTGCTTCCGGCCGCTGGCCGTGCCCCGCCTCCAGCCGGACGGCGCGACGGAACAAACGGCGCGGAAAAGAACCTTTCGCGCCCTGCCGCTTTTCGTCATCGGCTGCGGTCTGCTTGCCATGTGCACCTACGCGGCCGAAGGCTCGGTGGCGGAATGGGGCAGTCTGCTGCTCTTCAGCGTGAAAGGGGCCGATGAACAGACCGCCGCCCTGGTCTACGGCGCCTTTGCCGGAACCACGGTGCTCTGCCGCGTTTTCACCGACCGGCTGCGGAGCTGGGCCGGGGATTTTCCCCTGACCTGCGGCGGGGCATTGCTCGCGGCCTGCGGCATGGCCCTGGCCCTGTTTTCTCCCAGGGCGGGCGTCTGCCTTCTGGGCTATGCCTGCATGGGCGCAGGGCTTTCTCCCATTGTTCCCATTCTGTTCAGCCGCGCCGGGGAATATCCCGGCGTCACTCCCGGCGAGGCCAGCGCGGCCGTCTCCGTGCTGGCCTACGGCGGCCTGCTGTTCTTTCCGCCCACCCTGGGCTGGCTTGCGCACAGGGTCGGGCTGGGCAACGCGCTGCTTGTGGTGCTCGGGCTCTGTTGCTGTCTGGCCCTTGGGACGTTTCTGCTCCGGGGCGGTTCCAGGAGCGTAACGCGGGCATAA
- the glp gene encoding gephyrin-like molybdotransferase Glp — protein MPRNFFVVLPVAEVARRLAAFAPLPSETASLTDPRGLEGRVLAADVIAGDDVPLTSRSGMDGYAVQAADVFGASEGNPVYLALTGRIAVDRPADFSLEPGRCAAIVTGGTLPDGADAVVMMEHSAELADGQNGEPLVEIRRPVAPGMHVLRRGDDAREGRPALRSGVLLRPQEIGLLAACGARGVSVRARPRVGILSTGDEVIPVSADPRPGQVRDVNSHALAAICREAGAEPRLLGIVPDDLEAIAVALREHLADVDVLLLSGGSSVGARDFTVAALERLPDAEIFCHGVALSPGKPLILARVGQKCVWGLPGQVASAQVVMFVLGTPFLRHLAGRSDAFDQNLWPARRAVLSRNMASKQGREDYLRVRLEAPADPEPTGGLPLAVPVPGLSGLLRTLLDAQGLVRIDADLEGLEQGSVVDVLLL, from the coding sequence ATGCCCCGAAACTTTTTTGTGGTCCTGCCCGTGGCGGAAGTGGCCCGCCGCCTGGCGGCCTTTGCCCCCCTGCCCTCCGAAACGGCGTCCCTGACCGACCCGCGCGGCCTGGAAGGCCGGGTGCTGGCGGCGGACGTCATTGCCGGGGACGACGTGCCCCTGACCAGCCGCTCCGGCATGGACGGCTATGCCGTGCAGGCGGCGGACGTTTTCGGCGCGTCCGAGGGCAATCCGGTCTATCTGGCCCTCACGGGCCGCATCGCCGTGGACCGCCCGGCCGACTTCAGTCTGGAGCCGGGCCGATGCGCGGCCATCGTCACCGGCGGCACGCTGCCGGACGGGGCCGACGCCGTGGTCATGATGGAGCACAGTGCCGAACTGGCCGACGGCCAAAATGGGGAGCCCCTGGTGGAAATCCGGCGGCCCGTGGCTCCGGGCATGCATGTGCTGCGGCGCGGCGACGACGCGCGTGAGGGCCGCCCGGCGCTCAGATCCGGCGTTCTGCTCCGCCCGCAGGAAATCGGCCTGCTGGCCGCCTGCGGCGCGCGGGGCGTGAGCGTGCGCGCCCGGCCCAGGGTGGGCATCCTTTCCACAGGCGACGAGGTCATTCCCGTCAGCGCCGATCCCCGGCCCGGCCAGGTGCGCGACGTGAACAGCCACGCCCTGGCGGCCATCTGCCGCGAAGCCGGGGCCGAGCCGCGCCTGCTGGGCATTGTGCCCGACGACCTGGAAGCCATTGCCGTTGCTCTGCGGGAACACCTGGCCGATGTGGACGTGCTGCTGCTCTCGGGCGGCAGTTCGGTGGGCGCGCGCGATTTTACCGTCGCGGCCCTGGAACGCCTGCCCGATGCGGAAATTTTCTGCCACGGCGTGGCCCTTTCGCCGGGCAAGCCGCTGATTCTGGCCCGCGTGGGGCAAAAATGCGTCTGGGGCCTGCCTGGCCAGGTGGCTTCGGCCCAGGTGGTCATGTTTGTGCTGGGCACGCCCTTTCTGCGCCATCTGGCGGGGCGGTCCGATGCCTTTGACCAGAACCTCTGGCCCGCGCGCCGGGCCGTGCTGTCGCGCAACATGGCCTCCAAGCAGGGACGCGAGGACTATCTGCGGGTACGCCTGGAAGCTCCGGCCGACCCGGAGCCCACCGGCGGCCTGCCCCTTGCCGTGCCCGTGCCCGGCCTGTCCGGCCTGCTGCGCACCCTGCTGGACGCCCAAGGCCTGGTACGCATTGACGCCGACCTGGAAGGGTTGGAACAGGGCAGCGTGGTGGACGTATTGTTGCTGTAG